A genomic region of Deinococcus sp. KSM4-11 contains the following coding sequences:
- the hpt gene encoding hypoxanthine phosphoribosyltransferase, translated as MSLAPGTGPVQITQEQLQARIHELAAKIREDYRGREPHLICVLNGAFMFHADLVRALGVPCTIDFLQASSYGDAKQSSGEVRLVKDLQFPLSGRHVILVEDIVDTGITMNYLLQYLDGRGPASLKVAALLSKPSRRKVEVPVEYLGFTIPDAFVYGYGLDRAQYDRNLPFITSQD; from the coding sequence ATGAGTCTCGCGCCCGGCACCGGCCCCGTCCAGATCACCCAGGAGCAGCTTCAGGCGCGCATCCATGAGCTCGCCGCGAAGATCCGCGAGGACTACCGAGGCCGTGAACCGCACCTGATCTGCGTGCTGAACGGCGCGTTCATGTTCCACGCCGATCTGGTGCGGGCGCTGGGGGTGCCCTGCACCATCGATTTCCTGCAGGCCAGCAGCTACGGCGACGCCAAGCAGTCGAGCGGCGAGGTGCGACTGGTCAAGGATCTGCAGTTCCCCCTGAGCGGCCGGCACGTGATCCTGGTCGAGGACATCGTGGACACCGGCATCACCATGAACTACCTGCTGCAGTACCTCGACGGGCGCGGTCCGGCCAGCCTGAAGGTCGCGGCGCTGCTGTCCAAGCCCAGCCGCCGCAAGGTCGAGGTGCCCGTCGAGTACCTGGGCTTCACGATCCCCGACGCGTTCGTGTACGGCTACGGCCTGGACCGCGCGCAGTACGACCGCAACCTGCCGTTCATCACCAGCCAGGACTGA
- the arsB gene encoding arsenical efflux pump membrane protein ArsB: MLAVLIVLATVALVIWRPLGIGPARAATLGAVVALLLGVVHVSDLPTLWNATWNATLSLVGLIVLSLLLDAAGLFRWAALHVARWGGGSGRRLLALLVVFSAVVAALFANDGGVLILTPIVLELAALLNLNRAATLTVALAVGFVVDAASLPLTVSNLTNIIAADAFKLGFGAYAGVMLPVDLAVVLACLGTLLLAYGRTLPRRYDLAALPEPASAVKSWGVFRTGWLVTPLLLAGAFLAEQFGLPLSAVVGACALIVWIVAARSGNVGSRAVLKSAPWNVVAFSLAMYTVVYGLRGAGVTGAYGAWLSGWAAHGTLSAVLASGLSVAALSAGLNNLPALLTAILGIQGSGVSGHAQQALAFGSLVGADIGPKLTPIGSLATLLWLHVLKGRGLSVSWGEYLRAGLVLTPPVLLVGLLALWLRLG, translated from the coding sequence ATGCTTGCCGTCCTGATTGTCCTTGCCACTGTCGCGCTGGTCATCTGGCGGCCCCTGGGGATCGGCCCGGCACGCGCGGCGACGCTGGGTGCGGTGGTGGCCCTGCTGCTGGGTGTGGTGCACGTCTCCGACCTGCCGACGCTCTGGAACGCCACGTGGAATGCCACGCTCAGTCTGGTCGGCCTGATCGTCCTGAGTCTGCTGCTCGACGCGGCGGGCCTGTTCCGCTGGGCGGCGCTGCACGTGGCCCGCTGGGGAGGTGGAAGTGGCCGGCGGCTGCTGGCGCTGCTGGTCGTGTTCAGCGCGGTGGTCGCGGCCCTGTTCGCGAACGATGGCGGGGTGCTGATCCTCACGCCCATCGTGCTGGAGCTCGCGGCCCTGCTGAACCTCAACCGGGCCGCGACCCTGACCGTCGCCCTGGCAGTGGGTTTCGTGGTGGACGCCGCCAGCCTGCCCCTGACCGTCAGCAACCTGACGAACATCATCGCCGCCGACGCCTTCAAGCTCGGCTTCGGCGCGTATGCGGGCGTGATGCTCCCGGTGGATCTGGCCGTGGTGCTGGCCTGCCTGGGCACGCTGCTCCTGGCGTACGGCCGGACGCTGCCTCGCCGCTACGACCTGGCGGCCCTGCCGGAACCGGCCAGCGCCGTGAAGTCCTGGGGGGTGTTCCGCACCGGATGGCTGGTCACGCCGCTGCTGCTCGCGGGCGCCTTCCTGGCCGAGCAGTTCGGCCTTCCCCTGAGCGCCGTGGTCGGCGCGTGCGCGCTGATCGTGTGGATCGTCGCCGCGCGCAGCGGGAACGTGGGCAGCCGCGCCGTCCTGAAAAGCGCTCCGTGGAACGTGGTCGCGTTCAGCCTCGCCATGTACACCGTCGTGTACGGCCTGCGCGGCGCGGGCGTGACCGGCGCGTACGGGGCGTGGCTGTCGGGCTGGGCGGCGCACGGCACCCTCAGCGCCGTGCTCGCCTCCGGCCTGAGCGTGGCCGCGCTCAGCGCTGGACTGAACAACCTGCCTGCCCTGCTGACGGCCATCCTCGGCATCCAGGGCAGCGGCGTCAGCGGACACGCGCAGCAGGCCCTGGCCTTCGGCTCCCTGGTCGGCGCGGACATCGGCCCGAAACTCACGCCCATCGGCAGCCTCGCCACCCTGCTGTGGCTGCATGTGCTGAAAGGCCGCGGCCTGAGCGTGAGCTGGGGCGAGTACCTGCGCGCCGGACTGGTGCTCACCCCCCCGGTGCTGCTGGTCGGCCTGCTGGCGCTGTGGCTGCGGCTGGGGTGA
- the leuS gene encoding leucine--tRNA ligase codes for MTQTNEASPIHIQEPRMERYNPHAIERKWQDAWAKSGLYTFDENAPGEKFYALTMFPYPSGNLHIGHWYANVAPDARARWLRMRGYNVLFPMGFDAFGLPAENAAIKNNVDPAKWTYENIDRMVGQFQRMGTMIDWSRRFATSDPEYYRWNQWFFIQFYKRGLAYKKGGFVNWCPKDQTVLANEQVVNGHCERCGTAVERRNLSQWYMKITDYADELLDFSDTDMPEKVRLMQTNWIGKSVGAEVTFDTPAGPETVFTTRPDTLMGATFMVLAPEHAKVAALTTDEQREAVEAYVAAAGRKTDVERQQEGEKTGVFTGSFATHPITGHQLPVWVADYVLVTYGTGSIMAVPAHDERDFAFARQFGLDIVEVIRPEGGEPMAADAAEPYSGEGLIVNSGEFDGLPGGKASIAGIVARLEDRGIATAKTTYRLRDWLFARQRYWGTPIPFVHCPEHGAQPVPEDQLPVKLPENVAFTPTGQSPLKLDRDWLATTCPVCGGPAERDTDTMDTFVDSSWYMYRYLSPHYHEGPFDPAKAKLLPVDLYTGGIEHAILHLLYSRFWIKVMRDMGLTSQNEPFARLRNQGMILGEDGEKMSKSRGNVVDPDDLVSEYGADTVRTYLMFIAPWELGGPWDPQGINGPAKWLSRVWNVYFEEKSSGPAETVSEADLRYAVHSTLKKVGGDFERLSFNTIIASLMELTNTLVKAKRAPVFGTAAWNEALDVFNRMLAPVVPHIAEEIWCERGLEGSVHTAAWPAVDEAAATRDTVTMGVQVGGKVRGQVTISKTATQAEAMAAARANPDVARFVEGKETVKEIYVPGRIINIVVKG; via the coding sequence ATGACCCAGACGAACGAAGCGAGTCCCATCCACATCCAGGAACCGCGCATGGAGCGGTACAACCCTCACGCCATCGAGCGCAAATGGCAGGACGCCTGGGCGAAATCCGGGCTGTACACCTTCGACGAGAACGCGCCGGGCGAGAAGTTCTACGCCCTGACGATGTTCCCGTACCCGAGCGGGAACCTGCACATCGGGCACTGGTACGCGAACGTCGCGCCGGACGCCCGCGCCCGCTGGCTGCGGATGCGCGGCTACAACGTGCTGTTCCCGATGGGCTTCGACGCCTTCGGCCTGCCGGCCGAGAACGCGGCCATCAAGAACAACGTCGATCCGGCCAAGTGGACATACGAGAACATCGACCGCATGGTCGGGCAGTTCCAGCGGATGGGCACCATGATCGACTGGAGCCGCCGGTTCGCCACAAGCGACCCGGAATACTACCGCTGGAACCAGTGGTTCTTCATTCAGTTCTACAAGCGCGGCCTGGCGTACAAAAAGGGCGGCTTCGTAAACTGGTGCCCGAAAGACCAGACGGTGCTGGCCAACGAACAGGTCGTGAACGGCCACTGTGAGCGCTGCGGCACGGCAGTCGAGCGGCGCAACCTGAGCCAGTGGTACATGAAGATCACGGACTACGCCGACGAGCTGCTGGACTTCAGCGACACGGACATGCCCGAGAAGGTTCGGCTGATGCAGACGAACTGGATCGGCAAGTCGGTGGGCGCCGAAGTGACCTTCGACACGCCGGCCGGCCCGGAGACGGTGTTCACGACCCGTCCGGACACCCTGATGGGCGCGACGTTCATGGTGCTGGCCCCTGAGCACGCGAAGGTGGCGGCCCTGACCACGGACGAACAGCGGGAGGCGGTGGAGGCGTACGTGGCCGCCGCCGGTCGCAAGACGGACGTGGAACGCCAGCAGGAGGGCGAGAAGACCGGGGTGTTCACCGGCAGCTTCGCCACACACCCGATCACCGGACACCAGTTGCCGGTCTGGGTCGCGGACTACGTGCTGGTCACGTACGGCACCGGCTCGATCATGGCGGTGCCCGCGCACGACGAGCGCGACTTCGCCTTCGCGCGGCAGTTCGGCCTGGACATCGTGGAGGTCATCCGGCCGGAGGGGGGCGAGCCGATGGCCGCCGACGCGGCCGAACCCTACTCCGGTGAGGGCCTGATCGTGAACTCCGGCGAGTTCGACGGGCTGCCCGGCGGCAAGGCGAGCATCGCGGGGATCGTGGCGCGGCTGGAAGACAGGGGGATCGCGACGGCGAAGACCACGTACCGCCTGCGCGACTGGCTGTTCGCCCGCCAACGCTACTGGGGCACCCCGATTCCCTTCGTGCACTGCCCGGAGCACGGCGCGCAGCCGGTGCCCGAGGATCAGCTGCCCGTGAAACTGCCGGAGAACGTGGCGTTCACCCCCACCGGCCAGAGCCCCCTGAAGCTGGATCGGGACTGGCTGGCCACCACCTGCCCCGTCTGCGGCGGCCCCGCCGAACGCGACACGGACACCATGGACACCTTCGTGGACAGCAGCTGGTACATGTACCGCTACCTGTCGCCGCACTACCACGAGGGGCCCTTCGATCCGGCGAAGGCGAAACTGCTGCCCGTCGACCTGTATACCGGCGGCATCGAGCACGCGATCCTGCACCTGCTGTACTCGCGCTTCTGGATCAAGGTCATGCGCGACATGGGCCTGACCTCGCAGAACGAACCCTTCGCTCGCCTGCGCAACCAGGGCATGATCCTGGGCGAGGACGGCGAGAAGATGAGCAAATCGCGCGGCAACGTCGTCGATCCGGACGACCTGGTCAGCGAGTACGGCGCGGATACCGTCCGGACGTACCTGATGTTCATCGCCCCGTGGGAACTGGGCGGCCCGTGGGATCCGCAGGGCATCAACGGCCCCGCCAAGTGGTTGAGCCGCGTGTGGAACGTGTACTTCGAGGAGAAGTCCAGCGGCCCCGCCGAGACGGTCAGCGAGGCCGACCTGCGCTACGCCGTGCACAGCACCCTGAAGAAGGTGGGTGGGGATTTCGAACGCCTGAGCTTCAACACGATCATCGCCTCGCTGATGGAACTGACGAACACGCTGGTGAAGGCCAAACGCGCGCCCGTGTTCGGCACGGCCGCATGGAACGAGGCGCTGGACGTCTTCAACCGCATGCTGGCCCCAGTGGTGCCGCACATCGCCGAGGAGATCTGGTGCGAACGTGGTCTGGAAGGCAGCGTGCACACCGCAGCCTGGCCCGCCGTGGATGAGGCGGCCGCCACCCGCGACACCGTGACCATGGGCGTGCAGGTGGGCGGCAAGGTGCGCGGGCAGGTGACCATCTCCAAGACCGCCACGCAGGCCGAGGCCATGGCCGCCGCCCGCGCGAATCCGGACGTTGCCCGGTTTGTCGAGGGCAAGGAGACGGTAAAGGAAATCTACGTGCCGGGTCGGATCATCAATATCGTCGTGAAGGGCTGA
- a CDS encoding amidohydrolase, whose translation MRAPLTVIHARTLTLDDALPEVQAVLVGGGRVLAVGSADELRAQAPRAEVLDHRDLLLTPGLCDAHIHLVMYGASLGEVNLAGARSVAEVQAKVAQRTVTTPTGTWIRGGGFLLSELGLGDYPTAALLDEVSPHHPVILYSRDHHMTWVNSAALRAAGITDATADPEGGKIVHPLGCLLEGASDLVVAQLPSPTEAEWLAHAKAGADDLTSRGFVSAHTMAYEEPGAPRAVQTLAARGELPLRVWACLPHQRLEHARELGLALAPGGLFQWGGVKFFADGALGSRTAWLHAPGFADGSGTGIPLDPPELIVERGRQAIDLGLTPVTHAIGDRANTEVLDAYDQLRPAAEARGIRLRIEHAQHLRPQDIPRFRGLTASVQPIHLQADAPMIRTLLPHLEAGSYAFKSLQDAGAILALGSDAPVAPPDVRATFAAATTRLDDGGRRLTPGETISDLDVLRAYTRGPALAAGWNDEGIIRPGARAAFTLWDRLGATAQALVL comes from the coding sequence ATGCGCGCGCCCCTGACGGTCATCCACGCCCGGACACTCACGCTAGACGATGCCCTGCCCGAGGTTCAGGCCGTGCTGGTCGGAGGGGGCCGGGTGCTCGCCGTGGGCAGCGCCGACGAATTGCGCGCCCAGGCCCCGCGTGCCGAGGTGCTCGACCACCGCGACCTCCTGCTCACGCCGGGCCTGTGCGACGCGCACATCCACCTCGTCATGTACGGCGCGTCGCTGGGAGAGGTGAACCTCGCCGGGGCGCGCAGCGTGGCCGAGGTGCAGGCGAAGGTCGCGCAGCGGACCGTGACCACCCCTACGGGCACCTGGATTCGCGGGGGCGGGTTCCTGCTGTCGGAACTGGGCCTCGGTGACTACCCCACCGCCGCGCTGCTCGACGAGGTCAGCCCGCACCACCCTGTAATCCTGTACTCCCGCGACCACCACATGACCTGGGTGAACTCGGCCGCCCTGCGCGCCGCCGGGATCACTGACGCCACAGCCGATCCGGAAGGCGGGAAGATCGTGCACCCCCTGGGCTGCCTGCTGGAGGGCGCGTCCGATCTGGTCGTGGCGCAGCTGCCGTCGCCCACCGAGGCCGAGTGGCTCGCGCACGCGAAGGCCGGTGCGGACGATCTGACCTCGCGCGGCTTCGTGAGCGCGCACACCATGGCCTACGAGGAGCCCGGGGCGCCGCGGGCGGTGCAGACCCTGGCCGCCCGGGGGGAGCTGCCCCTGCGCGTCTGGGCGTGCCTGCCGCACCAGCGCCTGGAGCATGCGCGGGAACTGGGGCTGGCCCTCGCCCCCGGCGGCCTGTTCCAGTGGGGCGGCGTCAAATTCTTCGCGGACGGCGCCCTGGGCAGCCGCACCGCTTGGCTGCATGCCCCTGGGTTCGCGGACGGTAGCGGCACCGGCATTCCCCTCGACCCGCCCGAACTGATCGTGGAACGCGGGCGTCAGGCCATCGACCTGGGCCTCACGCCCGTCACGCACGCCATCGGCGACCGGGCGAACACCGAGGTGCTGGACGCCTACGACCAGCTCCGGCCGGCGGCCGAGGCTCGTGGGATCCGCCTGAGGATCGAGCATGCCCAGCACCTGCGCCCGCAGGACATCCCCCGCTTCCGGGGCCTGACTGCCAGCGTGCAGCCCATCCACCTCCAGGCCGACGCCCCCATGATCCGGACGCTGCTGCCACACCTAGAGGCCGGCAGTTACGCCTTCAAGTCCCTTCAGGACGCCGGGGCGATCCTCGCGCTGGGCAGCGACGCGCCGGTTGCGCCCCCGGACGTGCGCGCCACCTTCGCCGCCGCCACGACCCGCCTCGACGACGGCGGCCGGCGGCTCACACCCGGTGAGACCATCAGCGACCTCGACGTCCTGCGGGCGTACACCCGTGGGCCAGCCCTGGCCGCCGGCTGGAATGATGAGGGCATCATCCGCCCAGGTGCCCGGGCGGCCTTCACCCTGTGGGACAGGCTGGGTGCCACCGCGCAGGCCCTGGTGCTCTGA
- a CDS encoding response regulator: protein MPRILVVDDDAAILKLVSVILSRAGHEVRTSSHPVEALDLLKVFTPDLVVSDVVMPYMTGLEFLEKIRENPQLASVPFMLLSSHAERGDVRRGMNLGADDYLPKPFTPADLTTAVDARLRRAGLTLQGESGMLAKGLGTAQVVWQGAAVSWVSRKALELFFYLLEHKEVTSWEAAEALWPEKDEARASSLFHTTLHRLRRSLSNDAVVSANRRYALNSDLNPEYDVQRFELLTAQAEQGALGLEEMRELISQYGNFLPGADSPWVDDVRARLEQKQFSLLGIAAKAATSAGKAKDAAQFHQRALAIDPMSEQDWQGLAKALDSIGDPRARLAAQREAWWAVDMD, encoded by the coding sequence ATGCCCCGCATATTGGTCGTGGATGACGACGCCGCCATCCTCAAGCTCGTGAGCGTGATCCTCTCACGCGCCGGGCATGAGGTTCGCACCAGCAGCCACCCCGTCGAGGCGCTGGACCTGCTGAAGGTCTTCACGCCGGACCTCGTGGTGAGCGACGTGGTGATGCCGTACATGACCGGCCTGGAGTTCCTGGAAAAGATCCGCGAGAACCCGCAACTGGCCAGCGTGCCCTTCATGCTGCTGTCCAGCCACGCCGAGCGGGGCGATGTGCGGCGCGGCATGAACCTTGGCGCGGACGATTACCTGCCCAAACCCTTCACACCCGCCGACCTGACGACCGCCGTGGACGCCCGCCTGCGCCGCGCCGGCCTGACCCTGCAGGGCGAGAGCGGCATGCTCGCCAAGGGCCTAGGCACCGCGCAGGTCGTGTGGCAGGGCGCGGCCGTGTCGTGGGTCAGCCGCAAGGCGCTCGAACTGTTCTTCTACCTGCTGGAGCACAAGGAAGTCACCTCCTGGGAAGCGGCCGAGGCCCTGTGGCCCGAGAAGGACGAGGCGCGCGCCAGCAGCCTGTTCCACACGACCCTGCACCGCCTGCGCCGCAGCCTGAGCAACGACGCCGTGGTCAGCGCCAACCGCCGCTACGCCCTGAACAGCGACCTGAACCCTGAGTACGACGTGCAGCGCTTCGAACTGCTGACCGCGCAGGCCGAGCAGGGCGCGCTGGGCCTGGAGGAAATGCGGGAACTGATCAGCCAGTACGGGAACTTCCTGCCGGGCGCGGATTCCCCCTGGGTGGATGACGTCCGCGCCCGCCTGGAACAGAAGCAGTTCAGCCTCCTGGGCATCGCCGCCAAGGCGGCCACCAGCGCCGGGAAGGCCAAGGACGCCGCCCAGTTCCACCAGCGCGCCCTGGCCATCGATCCCATGAGCGAGCAGGACTGGCAGGGACTCGCCAAGGCGCTGGATTCCATTGGTGACCCCCGCGCCCGCCTCGCCGCACAACGTGAAGCGTGGTGGGCCGTAGACATGGACTGA
- the alaS gene encoding alanine--tRNA ligase codes for MTGPQPSSTLSTSDIREKFLHFFESKGHLRLPSYSTIAPDPTTLFTVAGMQPFKEQFMGAPAVFDGVASKRVTTAQKCLRIGDIENVGRTLRHCSLLEMLGNFSFGDYFKREALTWAWEFLTSPEWMGLDSSRLYATIYQDDEEAFAIWTQENGLPPERILRFGADENFWPADAPKEGPNGPCGPCSEIFYDRGPKYGDDTWAEYADTRESARFLEIWNCVFPQFDRQEPLPDGTPVLKDLPFKNIDTGMGLERIATVVQDVYDFYSNDVFAPIIARVAELSGQPYEGPQSVSHRVVAEHIRSVSMVVADGSQPSNTGRGYVVRKILRRACRHAYLLGLREPSLYKLVPIVVERMGDAYPELKANLAKIESTVKAEEESFLKTLEGGIQRLGKLLTSMEQGSTLSGSDAFVLYDTYGFPVDLTKEIAEEYGITVDEAGYAESLENAQNLARAGSKYGKSELFGGNMEALDGLSPTQFVGYDDLQAEGEVVALVGAGERLKHLPAGSEATVVLSRTPFYAEGGGEVGDTGRIEWDGGAGQVRDTRKTPQGVFLHDVLVESGELREGTSVRGAVSGERQSIQRHHTATHLLQSALRAVLGSGVQQKGSLVAADRLRFDFSHGAALTADEIAAVETLVSRWVRANFPVSWKEMPIAEAKAAGATALFGEKYGETVRVVSVGGSVEYHGQTVSSMELCGGAHVTRTGDIGAFVILSDENVAAGVRRVEALAGEQATAWVRERLTATAKAAALLNTSPDGLEARVIGLQAQLKSAEKDMAAVRRQLAEAQMGGRSGGAAPIRELGGFRIAALKLAGIEGNDLRSAADKLLDQSGADMVVIAGDKGLVVKATKDAVGRGAHAGQLVGKLAAAGGGKGGGRPDMAQAGVTDADAALGALETAF; via the coding sequence ATGACTGGCCCCCAGCCCTCCTCGACACTGTCCACGTCCGACATCCGCGAGAAATTCCTGCACTTCTTCGAGAGTAAGGGGCATCTGCGCCTGCCCAGCTACAGCACCATTGCCCCCGATCCGACCACGCTGTTCACGGTGGCGGGGATGCAGCCGTTCAAGGAGCAGTTCATGGGCGCCCCCGCCGTGTTCGACGGTGTGGCCAGCAAGCGCGTAACCACGGCGCAGAAGTGCCTGCGGATCGGCGACATCGAGAACGTGGGCCGCACGCTGCGGCACTGCTCGCTGCTGGAGATGCTCGGGAACTTCAGCTTCGGCGATTACTTCAAACGCGAGGCGCTGACCTGGGCGTGGGAGTTCCTGACGAGTCCCGAGTGGATGGGCCTGGACAGCTCTCGCCTGTACGCCACCATCTACCAGGACGATGAGGAGGCCTTCGCCATCTGGACGCAGGAGAACGGCCTGCCACCGGAACGCATCCTGCGCTTCGGGGCCGACGAGAACTTCTGGCCGGCGGACGCACCCAAGGAAGGCCCGAACGGCCCCTGCGGCCCGTGCAGCGAGATCTTCTACGACCGTGGCCCCAAGTACGGCGACGACACCTGGGCCGAGTACGCTGACACCCGAGAGAGCGCCCGCTTCCTGGAAATCTGGAACTGTGTGTTCCCCCAGTTCGACCGGCAGGAACCGCTCCCGGACGGCACGCCGGTTCTGAAGGATCTGCCGTTCAAGAACATCGACACCGGCATGGGCCTGGAGCGCATTGCCACCGTCGTGCAGGATGTGTACGACTTCTACAGCAACGACGTGTTCGCGCCGATCATTGCCAGGGTCGCCGAACTGAGCGGGCAGCCGTACGAGGGGCCGCAGAGCGTGTCGCACCGCGTGGTGGCCGAGCACATCCGCAGCGTGAGCATGGTCGTGGCCGATGGCAGCCAGCCCAGCAACACCGGGCGCGGGTACGTGGTGCGGAAGATCCTGCGCCGCGCGTGCCGCCACGCGTACCTGCTTGGCCTGCGCGAGCCGAGCCTGTACAAGCTGGTGCCCATCGTGGTCGAGCGCATGGGCGACGCGTACCCGGAGCTGAAGGCGAATCTGGCGAAGATCGAAAGCACGGTGAAGGCCGAGGAGGAGAGCTTCCTCAAGACGCTGGAAGGCGGGATTCAGCGCCTGGGCAAGCTGCTGACCAGCATGGAGCAGGGATCGACCCTCTCCGGCAGCGACGCCTTCGTCCTGTACGACACCTACGGCTTCCCGGTCGATCTGACCAAGGAGATCGCCGAGGAGTACGGGATCACGGTGGACGAGGCCGGGTACGCGGAGAGCCTGGAGAACGCGCAGAACCTCGCGCGGGCTGGCAGCAAGTACGGCAAGTCCGAGCTGTTCGGCGGGAACATGGAAGCCCTGGATGGCCTCTCCCCCACCCAGTTCGTCGGCTACGACGATCTCCAGGCCGAGGGTGAGGTCGTGGCGCTCGTCGGTGCGGGCGAGCGCCTGAAGCACCTGCCCGCCGGGAGCGAGGCGACCGTCGTGTTGTCGCGTACGCCCTTCTACGCCGAGGGCGGCGGCGAGGTCGGCGACACCGGGCGCATCGAGTGGGACGGCGGAGCCGGTCAGGTGCGCGATACCCGCAAGACGCCCCAGGGCGTGTTCCTGCATGACGTGCTGGTCGAATCTGGCGAGCTGAGGGAAGGAACGAGCGTGCGCGGCGCGGTGTCCGGCGAGCGGCAGTCCATCCAGCGGCATCACACGGCCACGCACCTGTTGCAGTCGGCGCTGCGGGCGGTGCTGGGCAGCGGCGTGCAGCAGAAGGGCTCGCTGGTCGCGGCGGATCGGCTACGCTTCGACTTCTCGCACGGCGCGGCCCTCACGGCCGACGAGATCGCGGCGGTGGAAACCCTGGTCAGTCGCTGGGTGAGGGCGAACTTCCCCGTGTCGTGGAAGGAGATGCCGATTGCCGAGGCGAAGGCGGCGGGCGCGACGGCCCTGTTCGGCGAGAAGTACGGCGAGACGGTGCGCGTGGTGAGCGTGGGCGGCAGCGTGGAGTACCACGGGCAGACCGTGAGCAGCATGGAACTCTGCGGCGGCGCGCACGTCACCCGTACCGGCGACATCGGCGCGTTCGTGATCCTGAGCGATGAGAACGTGGCGGCCGGCGTGCGCCGCGTAGAAGCCCTGGCGGGCGAGCAGGCCACCGCATGGGTGCGCGAGCGCCTGACCGCCACCGCGAAGGCCGCCGCCCTGCTGAACACCAGCCCGGACGGCCTGGAAGCCCGCGTGATCGGACTTCAGGCGCAACTGAAATCGGCCGAGAAGGACATGGCCGCCGTGCGCCGGCAACTGGCAGAAGCGCAGATGGGCGGTAGGAGCGGCGGCGCGGCCCCGATCCGCGAGCTGGGCGGCTTCCGGATCGCCGCCTTGAAACTCGCGGGCATCGAGGGCAATGACCTGCGGAGCGCCGCCGACAAGCTCCTCGACCAGAGCGGCGCGGACATGGTGGTGATCGCTGGCGACAAAGGCCTCGTGGTGAAGGCCACCAAGGACGCGGTGGGACGCGGCGCACACGCGGGCCAGCTCGTGGGCAAGCTCGCGGCGGCGGGCGGCGGCAAGGGCGGCGGGCGACCCGATATGGCGCAGGCGGGTGTGACGGACGCCGACGCCGCACTGGGAGCGCTGGAAACGGCGTTCTGA